In a single window of the Aquicella siphonis genome:
- a CDS encoding ThiF family adenylyltransferase, whose translation MTRHARLNPEEIIRYQQQIKLPGMGLTGQLKLKNAKVACIGAGGLGTPLLLYLASSGVGTLGIVDHDCVDRQNLHRQILYHERHFGKPKVECAREQLAEQYPDAKIRVHQVELTGLNARELISQYDVIADCSDNFATRFLLNDLCVLLDKPLVSASVSQFEGQCLTVAGQHGPCLRCLFPVVPERGTVQTCEQGGVLPVVPGILGMIQAGEVIKWILQEGVPLMGRLLHLDMLKMAFKEYHLPKNSDCEICGFSRGIKSEHPFHANKRSHINMNEYHISPLELRDLLSNKPDIQLLDVRTTEKHNAYHIGGQHIPLEELPGRLNELDPDKLIVTYCTSGGRSMRALEFLLSEGFNLVKSLDGGMTAWKEQCA comes from the coding sequence ATGACGCGGCATGCCAGACTGAATCCGGAAGAAATCATCCGTTATCAACAACAGATCAAACTGCCCGGGATGGGCCTGACTGGTCAGTTGAAGCTCAAGAATGCCAAAGTGGCTTGTATAGGCGCGGGCGGATTAGGGACACCGTTGCTTCTCTATTTGGCGTCTTCCGGTGTCGGCACATTGGGCATTGTGGATCATGACTGTGTTGACAGGCAGAACTTGCACCGCCAGATCCTGTATCATGAAAGGCATTTTGGGAAACCTAAAGTCGAATGCGCCCGCGAACAACTGGCGGAGCAATACCCGGACGCAAAAATCCGTGTGCATCAAGTTGAATTGACCGGTCTCAACGCCAGGGAATTAATCAGCCAATATGACGTTATTGCTGATTGCTCTGATAATTTCGCGACGCGGTTTCTGCTCAATGATTTGTGCGTGTTGCTCGACAAGCCTCTTGTTTCAGCCAGCGTGTCGCAGTTTGAGGGACAGTGCCTGACTGTGGCAGGACAACACGGGCCTTGTTTACGCTGTCTATTTCCTGTGGTGCCCGAACGCGGAACGGTGCAGACTTGTGAGCAAGGCGGGGTGTTGCCCGTGGTGCCGGGGATTCTTGGCATGATCCAGGCAGGGGAAGTCATCAAATGGATACTTCAGGAGGGCGTACCTTTAATGGGCCGGTTGCTGCATTTAGATATGTTAAAAATGGCATTCAAGGAGTATCATTTGCCTAAAAATTCCGATTGCGAAATCTGCGGATTTTCCCGCGGGATCAAATCGGAGCATCCATTTCATGCCAACAAGCGGAGCCATATCAATATGAATGAATATCATATATCACCGCTGGAATTGCGGGATTTGTTATCAAACAAACCGGATATCCAGCTGCTGGATGTCAGGACGACTGAAAAGCATAATGCCTATCATATTGGCGGTCAGCATATTCCCCTGGAAGAGTTGCCCGGCCGACTGAATGAACTTGATCCGGACAAACTGATTGTTACCTATTGTACGTCTGGCGGGCGCAGCATGAGAGCACTCGAGTTTCTCCTGAGCGAGGGATTCAATCTGGTGAAATCCCTGGATGGAGGCATGACTGCGTGGAAAGAACAATGCGCGTGA
- a CDS encoding thiazole synthase — protein MWTLAEKKLTSRLLLGTAQYPSLQVMRESIIASGSDIVTIALKRQITSRESDNGFWDTIKSLPCHVLPNTAGCRTAADAVTTAELAREIFETRWIKLEVIGDEYNLQPDPLELLRAASILVKKGFEVFPYCTDDLVLCQRLRDSGCRILMPGAAPIGSGRGIMNPYALETLRKRLPDITLIIDAGIGKPSHACQVMEMGFDAVLLNTAVSLAKHPAGMAEAFRCAVQAGRMAYEAGMIEARDFAYPSTPLIDTPFWHSEGVRE, from the coding sequence ATGTGGACATTGGCTGAGAAAAAATTAACGAGTCGTCTGTTGTTGGGGACGGCACAGTATCCGTCGCTGCAAGTCATGCGTGAAAGCATCATTGCTTCCGGTTCTGACATTGTGACGATAGCGCTGAAACGTCAGATAACTTCGCGGGAATCAGACAACGGATTCTGGGACACCATCAAATCGCTGCCATGCCATGTGCTGCCTAACACGGCAGGCTGTCGAACGGCAGCTGACGCGGTGACCACCGCCGAGCTGGCGCGGGAAATCTTTGAAACCCGCTGGATCAAACTGGAAGTGATAGGAGATGAATATAATTTGCAGCCCGATCCCCTGGAATTGCTGCGGGCGGCTTCTATTCTTGTGAAGAAAGGATTCGAGGTTTTTCCTTACTGCACAGATGATCTGGTATTGTGTCAACGGCTGCGCGACAGCGGCTGCAGAATATTAATGCCCGGAGCCGCGCCTATTGGTTCAGGCAGGGGAATCATGAATCCATATGCCCTCGAAACTTTGCGCAAACGGCTTCCGGATATCACATTGATCATTGATGCGGGAATCGGCAAGCCGTCGCATGCGTGTCAGGTCATGGAAATGGGATTTGACGCGGTTTTATTGAATACGGCGGTTTCACTCGCGAAACATCCGGCTGGCATGGCGGAGGCATTTCGCTGTGCCGTGCAGGCTGGCAGAATGGCATATGAAGCAGGCATGATCGAAGCACGGGATTTTGCTTATCCCAGCACGCCCCTGATTGATACGCCGTTTTGGCATAGTGAGGGTGTCCGTGAATAA
- a CDS encoding FAD-dependent oxidoreductase — translation MNAGIAGAGIMGRMLAYALVSAGHSVTLFDHGPVNDTSNCSHAAAGLLMPVSELEKTEILIYRLGRQALLSHWPDILKEIGHHIYFRSQGSLALSHPRDVPELRRFVSHIDARLHDHLRKHTRQSCPDSSGEMKNKLPVKLSHDEILRIEPQLTQFDEVYYIPDEGQIDSQAVMGALREYLLKNHVFWRSETRVTAVADGKIRAEDDEYAFDLVFDCRGLGARSRFEKMCAVRGESIWLHAPEVDIRYPVKFHHPRYNLYLAPRPDHVYIIGASEIHADDMSNISVRTTLELLTAVYSLHPGFAEARLVKTVAHCRPALHDFMPEIRHVNGCVAINGLYRHGFLIAPALAAEIMRWISLGQSACYYPEIWRTA, via the coding sequence ATGAATGCGGGGATTGCCGGTGCAGGAATCATGGGGCGCATGCTGGCGTACGCGCTGGTGTCGGCGGGCCATAGTGTTACGCTGTTTGACCATGGGCCCGTCAATGACACATCAAACTGCAGTCATGCCGCCGCCGGCTTGTTAATGCCTGTTTCCGAACTGGAAAAAACCGAAATCCTGATTTATCGGCTGGGTAGGCAAGCCTTATTGTCACACTGGCCTGACATACTGAAGGAGATTGGTCATCACATTTATTTTAGGTCGCAGGGAAGTCTGGCATTATCGCATCCCCGCGATGTTCCGGAATTGCGGCGATTTGTTTCGCATATTGATGCCAGGCTGCACGACCATTTGCGAAAACATACCAGGCAATCCTGTCCAGACTCGTCCGGCGAAATGAAGAATAAATTGCCGGTCAAATTGAGTCACGATGAAATTCTGCGGATTGAACCGCAGCTCACCCAATTCGATGAGGTTTATTATATTCCCGACGAAGGCCAGATTGACAGTCAGGCGGTTATGGGCGCCTTGCGGGAATACCTGTTAAAAAATCATGTCTTCTGGCGATCAGAGACACGCGTGACGGCTGTCGCCGATGGCAAGATACGCGCGGAAGATGATGAGTACGCATTTGACCTGGTTTTTGACTGCCGCGGACTGGGAGCGAGATCCCGGTTCGAGAAAATGTGTGCTGTGCGCGGAGAGAGTATTTGGCTGCATGCGCCGGAGGTCGATATTCGCTATCCGGTCAAATTCCATCATCCACGATACAACTTATATCTCGCGCCTCGCCCTGATCATGTTTATATCATCGGGGCGAGTGAAATCCATGCGGATGACATGAGTAATATCTCTGTCCGCACCACCCTGGAATTGTTGACCGCGGTCTATTCATTGCATCCTGGATTTGCTGAGGCAAGATTAGTCAAGACCGTCGCGCATTGCCGTCCTGCGCTGCATGATTTTATGCCTGAAATCAGACACGTGAATGGATGTGTGGCGATTAATGGATTATACAGACACGGATTCCTGATTGCTCCCGCGCTTGCGGCCGAAATTATGCGCTGGATCAGCCTGGGCCAATCTGCCTGTTATTATCCCGAAATCTGGAGGACTGCATGA
- a CDS encoding YeiH family protein — protein MISHTQSLHSQKISGLVCVSVLAWLSYMVTSLPVMAETGISSLVIAIVLGILFGNTLPYPASWTAGIQFAAKRLLRIAIILYGFRVSFQQIASVGVQALAVDILIVSLTLTAGYYIGRKVLRLDRDMSLLISAGSAICGAAAVLAVEDVLKSEPYKAAVAIGTVVLFGTASMFLYPLIQHAGLFGFNDTQFGVFAGASVHEVAQALVAGANVSPEAGKIAVIVKMMRVLLLVPVLIILSFISNQSSVSTLGSNKLFKVTIPWFALGFVAMIGLNSTRIVPSSWVDIINQTDIILLTMAMGAIGIETKLSKMKNVGLQPLYLAVMLFVWLLFSAFLMIRFF, from the coding sequence ATGATTTCACATACACAGTCCCTGCATTCGCAAAAAATATCCGGTCTTGTCTGCGTCTCCGTTCTTGCATGGCTCAGTTATATGGTGACCAGCCTGCCCGTGATGGCGGAAACCGGCATCAGCTCTTTGGTCATTGCGATTGTATTGGGAATCCTGTTTGGCAACACCCTGCCCTATCCCGCATCATGGACAGCCGGTATTCAATTTGCCGCCAAGCGATTGCTTAGAATTGCCATCATACTCTATGGATTCCGTGTCAGCTTTCAGCAAATCGCATCCGTTGGCGTCCAGGCCTTGGCGGTGGATATCTTGATCGTCAGCCTGACTCTGACTGCGGGTTATTACATAGGCAGGAAAGTTCTCAGACTGGACCGGGACATGTCTTTGCTGATCAGCGCTGGCTCGGCCATCTGTGGCGCGGCGGCAGTATTGGCCGTTGAAGACGTCTTGAAAAGCGAACCCTACAAAGCTGCCGTTGCCATTGGCACCGTCGTACTCTTTGGCACCGCTTCCATGTTTCTCTATCCGCTGATCCAGCATGCGGGATTATTCGGTTTCAACGATACCCAGTTCGGCGTCTTTGCGGGCGCCAGTGTGCATGAAGTCGCTCAAGCGCTGGTAGCCGGCGCCAATGTCAGCCCGGAAGCCGGAAAAATCGCTGTCATTGTAAAAATGATGCGGGTGTTATTACTTGTCCCGGTATTAATCATTCTCTCTTTTATCAGTAATCAATCTTCCGTTTCCACTCTTGGCTCGAATAAACTTTTCAAAGTTACTATTCCCTGGTTCGCTCTGGGGTTCGTCGCCATGATCGGCCTGAATTCCACGCGGATTGTGCCTTCATCCTGGGTGGATATTATCAACCAGACCGATATTATCCTGCTAACCATGGCAATGGGAGCCATAGGAATAGAAACCAAATTAAGCAAGATGAAAAATGTGGGGTTACAACCGCTTTATCTCGCTGTCATGCTGTTCGTCTGGCTGCTCTTCAGCGCTTTTCTCATGATCAGATTTTTCTGA
- the thiS gene encoding sulfur carrier protein ThiS, with the protein MITVYFNAKAIKIRKSLTLVELLRDNGYVDGCFAVAVNRSFVSRNDVVNALLNEGDCVDVVTPMQGG; encoded by the coding sequence ATGATTACTGTGTATTTTAACGCGAAGGCAATCAAGATCAGGAAGTCGCTTACCTTGGTCGAGTTGTTGCGTGATAACGGATACGTTGATGGATGTTTCGCCGTGGCTGTTAACCGGAGTTTCGTGTCACGGAATGATGTCGTAAACGCACTATTGAATGAGGGAGACTGTGTGGATGTCGTCACGCCCATGCAGGGTGGATAA
- a CDS encoding recombination-associated protein RdgC, with translation MWFKQVQLFQLTSPIQSSPNALAEKLEPLAFNPCLPSMPSSAGWISPVEEEGAPLARGLNGCIMFCLQAEEKILPASVVTQTLKEKIRQIELAEGRRVRQKEKLSYKEEVTQTLLPRAFSKYSRTYAYIDTRNQWLVLNSTSPKKTEAFLSMFKKSLGDGICSIDVIKPASIVTQWLKNKDYPQAFSIEKFCVLQDPDQQNRVIRCQQQDLFDSSIQSLVKDGCEAIQIGLCWHDKLSFVMADDFSFRSIHLADDDLAEIQDEMESRQQKFDADFVMMTEMYAGLINDLLAAFAKEKKPEAVKKLAMTG, from the coding sequence ATGTGGTTCAAGCAAGTCCAGCTTTTTCAATTAACCTCACCCATACAATCCTCTCCCAACGCGCTTGCGGAAAAACTTGAGCCCTTGGCGTTTAACCCCTGCCTGCCTTCCATGCCATCCAGCGCAGGCTGGATTTCGCCCGTGGAAGAGGAAGGTGCTCCGCTGGCGCGAGGCTTGAACGGCTGTATCATGTTCTGTCTGCAGGCGGAAGAAAAAATATTACCGGCAAGCGTGGTGACGCAAACCTTGAAAGAAAAAATCAGGCAGATAGAGCTTGCGGAAGGGCGCAGGGTCCGGCAAAAGGAAAAGCTGTCATACAAGGAGGAAGTCACACAGACATTACTGCCCAGGGCATTCAGCAAGTATTCACGGACTTATGCATATATAGATACGAGAAATCAATGGCTGGTTCTGAATTCTACCAGTCCCAAAAAAACGGAAGCGTTTCTCTCAATGTTTAAAAAATCACTGGGTGATGGCATTTGTTCCATTGATGTGATCAAGCCTGCTTCGATTGTCACTCAATGGCTGAAGAACAAGGATTATCCTCAAGCTTTTTCCATAGAAAAATTTTGTGTACTGCAAGATCCGGACCAGCAAAATCGTGTTATACGCTGCCAGCAGCAGGATTTGTTCGATTCCAGCATTCAGTCCCTGGTCAAGGATGGCTGTGAGGCGATTCAGATTGGTTTATGCTGGCATGATAAGCTGTCTTTTGTCATGGCCGATGATTTTTCTTTTCGCAGCATACACTTGGCGGATGATGATCTGGCTGAAATTCAGGATGAAATGGAAAGCCGCCAACAAAAATTTGACGCGGATTTTGTCATGATGACGGAAATGTATGCGGGATTGATTAACGATTTACTCGCGGCGTTCGCCAAGGAGAAAAAGCCGGAAGCTGTTAAGAAACTTGCCATGACCGGGTGA
- a CDS encoding SGNH/GDSL hydrolase family protein, translating into MIKLYGRLVASLFFLLFSCVYSCVYAVNIDKIVVFGDSLSDSGNIFSLTAMAHNSIPLIPVIPKDPPYYNGRFSNGLIWTDHLAMEMHAEQINYAYGGSWAEPFKDSKLIIPFGLGMQVNFYLVSSALDFHKENHLYVIWSGGNDYVNGRADADEATTNTVASIQSQIDWLVYYGAKNLLVLNVPDLGAVPEVTARGPDFIAGVRRLVTLHNQKFADMIRKMQLVYPEVKIVSGDTTQYFDDLIVNPDKFHLKNVTQACYDGGYWLKARGLDTREFKAVQAARQADIDILNTPSLRTAYLTSEMSLAGEKSCANPDEYLFWDHIHPTRVVHQLISSILVRELRAHGIYGRNEAQ; encoded by the coding sequence ATGATCAAGCTCTATGGACGGTTGGTTGCGTCTCTATTCTTCCTGCTATTCTCTTGCGTATACTCGTGTGTCTACGCCGTTAATATAGATAAAATAGTTGTGTTTGGTGACAGTCTCTCTGATTCAGGCAACATTTTTTCACTGACTGCCATGGCGCATAATTCCATTCCCTTGATTCCTGTCATCCCCAAGGATCCGCCCTATTACAACGGCAGATTCTCCAATGGCTTGATCTGGACGGATCATCTCGCCATGGAAATGCATGCGGAACAAATTAATTATGCTTATGGGGGATCGTGGGCAGAACCTTTCAAGGATTCAAAACTCATTATTCCCTTCGGTCTGGGCATGCAGGTGAATTTTTATCTGGTTTCATCAGCGCTGGACTTCCATAAGGAGAATCACTTATATGTGATCTGGTCCGGGGGAAACGATTATGTGAACGGCCGTGCCGATGCCGATGAAGCGACGACGAATACGGTCGCATCCATTCAAAGCCAGATTGACTGGCTGGTGTATTATGGCGCGAAAAACCTGCTGGTTTTGAATGTTCCCGACTTGGGCGCGGTACCTGAAGTGACCGCCAGGGGGCCGGATTTCATCGCGGGCGTGCGCAGGCTGGTGACGCTGCATAACCAAAAATTTGCTGACATGATACGGAAAATGCAACTGGTTTACCCAGAGGTAAAAATTGTCAGCGGCGATACGACGCAATACTTTGATGATCTCATCGTCAATCCTGACAAATTTCATTTGAAAAATGTGACCCAGGCCTGTTATGACGGCGGGTACTGGTTAAAAGCCCGAGGGCTTGACACCCGGGAATTCAAGGCTGTCCAGGCGGCGCGGCAAGCCGATATTGACATTCTGAACACTCCTTCTCTCAGGACGGCTTACCTGACTTCAGAAATGTCATTGGCGGGCGAAAAGTCTTGTGCTAACCCTGATGAATATCTGTTTTGGGATCACATTCATCCGACCCGTGTTGTCCATCAGCTGATCTCATCCATTCTTGTCAGAGAATTGCGCGCACATGGAATCTACGGCCGGAACGAGGCACAGTGA
- the thiE gene encoding thiamine phosphate synthase, with product MNKPIAWTIAGSDSSSGAGLQTDLLTFHRFGLHGCSVMTASTAQNSHRVSDIQYASPEHLKAQLSVLKHECRPNAIKIGMLGTPKNIDMIREFLHAYSGYIVFDPVFSASCGGGLIAGPARAYLDGLFQIFPYLHLLTPNIPEAECLSGFMIRSFEDMEAAAHKILSRGAGSVCIKGGHFISDKWSQDYWTNGKESFWLATPRYSDRNCRGTGCVFSSAVTACLALNYSLKDALVIAKMYISNGIRLSTISREPTWFVHGSWPEDQDDLPFLSASPLMEHPRSFLPCDPETLGLYPVVDSAEWIGLLLSAGVKTVQLRCKDKQGVHLQNEIRHAVALARQYEARLYINDFWEDAIAHQAYGVHLGQEDLNTADIDRIFSAGLRLGISTHCYYEVARAHAVQPSYIACGPIYPTTAKMMPFAPQGIEQLKRWRRTLRRYPLVAIGGINEERMSEVLNTGVNGIAMISAITQAENPERKTQQLLSMVGKH from the coding sequence GTGAATAAGCCGATAGCTTGGACTATCGCCGGCTCTGATTCCAGCAGTGGTGCGGGTCTGCAAACTGACTTGCTCACCTTTCATCGTTTCGGGCTGCATGGATGCTCCGTCATGACGGCTTCCACAGCGCAAAATTCACATCGGGTATCGGATATACAGTATGCTTCCCCGGAACACCTGAAGGCGCAATTGTCAGTGCTGAAACATGAATGCCGGCCGAATGCCATCAAGATCGGCATGCTGGGAACGCCGAAAAATATAGATATGATAAGAGAGTTTTTGCACGCTTATTCCGGCTATATCGTCTTTGATCCTGTATTTTCCGCTTCATGCGGCGGCGGGTTGATCGCGGGTCCCGCCAGGGCATATCTGGATGGTTTGTTTCAAATCTTTCCCTATTTACATCTGCTGACTCCGAATATCCCCGAAGCCGAGTGCCTGTCAGGCTTCATGATACGCAGCTTTGAAGACATGGAAGCAGCGGCGCATAAAATTCTATCCCGGGGTGCGGGCAGTGTTTGCATTAAGGGCGGACATTTCATTTCTGACAAATGGAGCCAGGATTACTGGACCAATGGGAAGGAATCATTCTGGCTGGCAACGCCCCGCTATTCCGATCGAAATTGCCGGGGCACAGGCTGTGTGTTTTCTTCGGCTGTCACTGCCTGTCTGGCGCTGAATTATTCTCTTAAGGATGCGTTGGTCATTGCGAAAATGTACATCAGCAACGGAATTCGCCTGTCAACAATTTCCCGTGAGCCAACATGGTTTGTGCACGGATCATGGCCCGAAGATCAGGATGACTTGCCCTTTCTGTCAGCTAGTCCTTTGATGGAACATCCACGCAGCTTTTTGCCGTGTGATCCGGAAACATTAGGATTATACCCAGTGGTTGATTCAGCTGAATGGATAGGATTGTTATTGTCAGCGGGTGTTAAAACCGTGCAATTGCGCTGCAAGGATAAACAAGGCGTGCATTTGCAAAATGAAATCAGGCATGCGGTTGCGCTGGCTAGGCAATATGAAGCCCGATTATATATTAATGATTTTTGGGAAGACGCGATTGCGCACCAAGCCTATGGCGTCCATTTGGGGCAGGAAGATTTAAACACCGCTGATATTGACAGGATTTTCTCGGCGGGCCTGCGATTGGGCATCAGTACACATTGTTATTACGAAGTGGCGAGAGCGCATGCGGTTCAGCCCTCCTATATCGCATGCGGCCCGATATATCCCACCACTGCAAAAATGATGCCGTTCGCTCCGCAGGGCATTGAACAGTTGAAGCGCTGGCGCCGTACCTTGAGACGGTATCCGCTGGTTGCTATCGGAGGAATCAATGAAGAAAGGATGAGCGAGGTATTGAATACAGGTGTCAATGGAATCGCAATGATCTCGGCCATCACACAGGCAGAAAATCCAGAAAGAAAAACGCAGCAATTATTGTCTATGGTAGGAAAGCATTGA
- a CDS encoding scabin-related ADP-ribosyltransferase: MQRLHPGYLQAFNEAFDRYAQQADRPGYQPTFFGRIRHSKSKYPALLEMEHALLSSNIQDQKNIIIQSLLGSKLKANNYSFRTYLVEVLTEQFPDEAWEQFDNKKIVFFQQQNSGEAGPTYLYRGSLQDPDDAFLNGMTEGYQSGDIEDYADVSNYSTGVSTSKSARIASFYTSQIRTDHYGVHEFFGFLYQIHYRDSFGIDIDATQSARTSSYPVTGTKQEVNIIKGIKTEDIVGCGYLDEYGQYVQTRANPRYNPLRVAARVQDKKAMLKQIFTVEQQKASCALL, encoded by the coding sequence ATGCAACGACTACATCCCGGTTATCTTCAGGCATTCAATGAAGCATTTGATCGTTATGCCCAGCAAGCAGACAGGCCGGGTTACCAGCCTACTTTTTTTGGGCGGATCAGACATTCGAAATCAAAATATCCTGCGCTTCTTGAGATGGAGCACGCCTTGCTGTCGTCCAATATTCAAGACCAGAAGAATATTATCATTCAAAGTCTTCTCGGTTCCAAATTGAAAGCAAACAATTATTCATTTCGCACCTATTTAGTAGAGGTGTTGACAGAGCAATTTCCCGATGAAGCCTGGGAACAATTTGATAATAAAAAAATTGTTTTTTTCCAGCAGCAAAACAGTGGTGAAGCGGGTCCGACTTATTTGTATCGGGGCAGCTTGCAGGATCCGGATGATGCATTTTTAAACGGCATGACAGAGGGATATCAATCGGGTGATATCGAGGATTACGCGGATGTTTCAAATTACAGCACAGGTGTCAGCACATCAAAAAGTGCTCGTATTGCCAGTTTTTATACCAGCCAAATCAGAACAGATCATTACGGTGTGCATGAATTTTTCGGCTTTCTGTATCAAATTCATTACCGGGATAGTTTTGGAATAGACATCGATGCGACACAGTCAGCGAGAACATCCAGTTATCCGGTGACGGGAACCAAGCAGGAAGTCAATATTATCAAGGGCATCAAAACGGAAGACATAGTAGGATGCGGATATCTTGACGAATATGGCCAGTATGTGCAGACAAGGGCGAATCCCCGCTATAACCCACTCAGGGTTGCAGCCAGGGTTCAGGATAAAAAAGCCATGCTGAAGCAGATTTTTACCGTGGAACAACAGAAAGCTTCATGCGCACTGTTGTGA
- a CDS encoding CoA-acylating methylmalonate-semialdehyde dehydrogenase, producing the protein MVHETQDSVGASQKSGNDVYTVPHFIGGKKLLPQGRTLDIYNPATGSVIGQVGVANSHTVDQAVQAAKSAFISWSGTTPPQRAKILFRFKTLLEQNRDQLIRYITQEHGKTLSEAQGSLQRGMDVVDFTCGIPSHLKSAYAGDVGTGVDSYSLYQPLGVCVGITPFNFPAMIPLWMFPMAIACGNTFVLKPSEKDPSCALRMVELAKEAGVPEGVVNLVNGDRETVDALITHPDVKAVSFVGSSTVAEHVYTTATAHHKRAQAFGGAKNHCVVMPDADLDQAAQALVTAAYDCAGERCMAISVVIAVGDQVADKLVEKMKPLITNLKIGPGSKAEVQMGPLVTREHLEKVKSYINIGKQEGATLVVDGSEYKPAEHRQGFFMGGCLFDHVKPGMRIYNEEIFGPVLSVVRVPDFETALQLINDHEYGNGTAIFTNDGYTARTFADKVQVGMVGVNVPVPVPVAYHSFGGWKRSIFSDIGMYGNDAIRFYTKLKTVTQRWFAKDKI; encoded by the coding sequence ATGGTGCATGAGACCCAGGATTCAGTGGGTGCGAGTCAAAAGTCGGGGAATGATGTCTACACTGTTCCTCACTTTATTGGTGGCAAAAAACTGCTTCCCCAGGGTAGAACCCTCGATATTTATAATCCTGCGACAGGTTCTGTTATCGGTCAGGTAGGCGTGGCAAACAGTCACACCGTTGACCAGGCGGTCCAGGCTGCCAAATCTGCTTTTATTTCCTGGTCGGGCACCACTCCTCCGCAACGGGCAAAGATACTTTTCCGTTTTAAAACCCTGCTAGAACAAAATCGCGATCAGCTGATCCGTTATATTACCCAGGAACATGGAAAAACTTTGAGTGAAGCCCAAGGCTCTCTTCAGCGTGGAATGGATGTAGTGGATTTCACCTGCGGCATACCCAGCCATTTAAAAAGTGCTTACGCAGGCGACGTGGGTACGGGTGTCGACAGTTACTCTCTTTATCAGCCGCTAGGCGTGTGCGTGGGTATTACTCCCTTCAATTTTCCGGCAATGATTCCATTATGGATGTTTCCCATGGCCATTGCCTGCGGCAATACTTTCGTGTTGAAACCCTCAGAAAAAGATCCTTCGTGTGCCTTGCGCATGGTGGAATTGGCAAAGGAAGCGGGTGTGCCTGAAGGGGTCGTGAATCTGGTCAACGGGGACAGGGAAACTGTAGATGCGCTTATCACGCATCCTGATGTCAAGGCAGTCAGTTTTGTAGGCTCATCAACGGTTGCGGAACATGTCTATACGACTGCCACAGCCCATCATAAGCGGGCGCAGGCGTTTGGCGGGGCCAAGAATCATTGTGTCGTGATGCCGGATGCGGATCTGGATCAGGCGGCGCAAGCGCTGGTAACCGCGGCGTATGACTGTGCCGGAGAGCGCTGCATGGCTATCTCGGTCGTCATTGCGGTCGGAGACCAGGTTGCGGACAAGCTGGTTGAAAAAATGAAACCCTTGATCACTAATCTGAAAATCGGGCCGGGGTCGAAAGCGGAGGTACAAATGGGCCCCCTGGTCACGCGTGAACATCTGGAAAAAGTCAAATCCTATATAAATATCGGCAAGCAGGAAGGCGCCACCCTGGTTGTTGATGGCAGCGAATACAAACCCGCTGAACACAGGCAAGGTTTTTTCATGGGCGGCTGTCTGTTCGATCACGTCAAGCCGGGCATGCGTATTTATAATGAGGAAATATTTGGCCCTGTTCTTTCTGTGGTACGTGTGCCGGATTTTGAAACTGCTTTGCAACTGATCAATGATCATGAATATGGAAATGGCACCGCGATTTTCACTAATGACGGCTACACAGCTCGCACCTTTGCGGACAAGGTGCAGGTTGGAATGGTAGGAGTTAACGTGCCTGTTCCGGTTCCCGTCGCCTATCATAGTTTTGGTGGCTGGAAGCGATCGATATTTTCAGACATAGGCATGTATGGAAATGACGCGATTCGATTCTATACCAAATTGAAGACCGTGACGCAACGCTGGTTTGCTAAGGACAAGATATGA